The window ACAACAACAAAAATCCCGGTATTATAAACATCACAACCGGACTCGTATATGTACCGCGCACGATCTATCCGTTCTATAACGCTACTAAGTCGGCGCTACATTCGTTCACCCAGGTTTTGAGATCGCAATCCACCGATTCACCAATTGATATTGTTGAAGTCCAATTTCCAGCGGTTGATACCCCCTGGCATCAAGGCAACCCACCTGATATTGCTATTCCAACGGAAGAAGCAGTTAGGAAAATGATCGAAGGGATTGAAAAGGGACATAAAGAGGTGCAAGTGGGTAAGGTTAAACTACTCTATCTACTTTCCCGTCTGGCACCCAATTTTGCCTTCCGAAAATTAAATAGCTTATAACCATATGCAACAAGAAAATAATCATCGAACGACCAACGCTACAAAAAGTGCTTTTTGGGCAAGCCTACTGTTCTATGGTCTCATCGCCTTCGAATTCTTTTACATGTTCAGCCCATTTGCGGCATATATTTACAGCATCTATGGACCCGGACTTGAGGCGCTAACCCTTTCCGGATCTACAAGCTGGCTTATCAGCTTTTTTATGCCACACATTGCCCGTGTAACGCAATCATTGTTTATCACTTGGCACGAAGTAATCGGGATGACTCTTTTCTTGGGAGGGTTCGGGGCATTCTTAGCAGGCGCGGCACAAATTTACTGGAACAAGCTGATGAAGAGTGGAGCTGTTTTCGGTGGCATCTATCACTACATTCGGCATCCGCAATACCTTGCCCTCATGATTTCCAGTTTTGGGATGGTGCTGGTCTGGCCCCGTTATCTCGTGTTGTTTGGATTTGTTACAGTATGTTTTGCCTACTTCTTTCTGGCACGGTTAGAAGAGCGTAAATGCAAGCAGAGATTTGCTGGATATGAAGAGTATTGCTCGCAAACCGGCATGTTTTTTCCGCCTGCTATTGAACAGTTATTTTATTATTTGCCGCGGCCCCAAAAGAAGATGAGTAAGATCGTTGGGTCCATAGGATTTATATTCTTGTTATGCTTGTAACTTTTGCTGTAGCAAGGGGAATCCATAGCTATGCAGTTAATAACCTCTATACCTACACCACCGAGCATGAGGTCTACCTTTCGCTTGGCCAAATTGATGCCAATGATATAGCCGAAATGGTCTATATTGTAAACGCAGATTCGTCGGTAATAACCCATTTGGAAGAGTATCGAGATCAGAACAAACGGTTTATCAACTATGTAATGCCCGCTTCTCTTTTTGTATCAGAGGTACCAATGCATATACCTGACGGAAAGGTGCCTACCCATGAGTGGCCAAGTAATAAAGACCAAAGTCGCTATAAAATTATTTTTTCGTTGGTCCATTTTGGACCTGATGGTCAAGCTAAAGATCAAGACATATTGCTTAAGGCGGTGAATAAAACACCAGTTCTGGAAGTCTGGATTGATCGTACATCCAAAAGCATTGAAAAAATATTTCGTCCCTCCTCCGATAACTATTATGAAGGAATGCCTGTTCCGGTTTTTTAATTAAAGAGCTTATGTAATCTGTACCCTGATGACCTAATTATAGTCTCTTCCACTCCTTTGCATGTTACGGTTTAGATATCTACTATAGATAATACCCAAATAAAAAAGTTAGATACCTCAATACAACAAAAGCTAT of the Fodinibius sp. Rm-B-1B1-1 genome contains:
- a CDS encoding methyltransferase family protein; this encodes MQQENNHRTTNATKSAFWASLLFYGLIAFEFFYMFSPFAAYIYSIYGPGLEALTLSGSTSWLISFFMPHIARVTQSLFITWHEVIGMTLFLGGFGAFLAGAAQIYWNKLMKSGAVFGGIYHYIRHPQYLALMISSFGMVLVWPRYLVLFGFVTVCFAYFFLARLEERKCKQRFAGYEEYCSQTGMFFPPAIEQLFYYLPRPQKKMSKIVGSIGFIFLLCL